The proteins below come from a single Accipiter gentilis chromosome W, bAccGen1.1, whole genome shotgun sequence genomic window:
- the LOC126035485 gene encoding uncharacterized protein LOC126035485: protein MWEDMGRYPENISPPMAWKFTPKQLQNPHEVVEYLKDKCCSYSKDVQLAALCWALASIYQTLLDIMQHPQGEKGEKMENRTTCTVATQTLTTGTVAAPTTTTSTVAAPTTTTGTMTTPTPVTDTAAKPENQPVPVSVAPVQKKKHTKKSVRLVRDEDEPGSSREQEEEPEPEIITRSLSLSELCDMRKDFSLHPGEHIVTWLLRCWDSGASSVELEGKEVKQLGSLSREGGIDKAIGKKTEVLSLWRRLLLGVKERYPFRDEVTCHQGKWTTMERGIQYLRELAMLDVGIGARKISRCTEREGLREAG, encoded by the coding sequence atgtgggaggatatgggcaggtatccaGAGAACATCTCACCTCCaatggcttggaagttcactcccaaacaactacagaaccctcatgaagtggtagaatatttgaaagacaaatgctgtagctattccaaagacgtacaactcgctgcactgtgctgggccctggccagtatctaccaaacactgcttgatattatgcagcaccctcagggggaaaagggggaaaagatggaaaacaggacaacatgcaccgtggctacccaaaccctgacaacaggcactgtggctgcccctaccacgacaacaagcaccgtggctgcccctaccacgacaacaggtaccatgactacccctaccccggtgacagacactgcagctaaaccagagaaccaacctgtgccagtatcagttgcccctgtacagaaaaagaaacacacaaagaaatcagttcgcttagtgagagatgaagatgaaccagggtcatcgcgagaacaggaggaagagccagaacctgaaataattacccgatccctatccctgagtgagttgtgtgacatgcgaaaagattttagcctccacccaggtgagcacattgttacctggctgctccgatgctgggatagtggggctagtagtgtggaattagagggtaaggaagttaagcagttgggatctctgtctagggaagggggcatcgacaaggcgattgggaaaaaaacagaagtcctcagcctctggaggcgacttctgttaggtgtaaaggaaagataccccttcagggatgaagttacatgtcaccaaggcaagtggaccaccatggagagaggtatccagtacctgagagaattagccatgctggatgtagggattggcgctcggaagatctcgcgatgtacggaaagagaagggttaagggaggcgggatga